A window of Rhizobium acidisoli contains these coding sequences:
- a CDS encoding c-type cytochrome, whose translation MNSYVNTAVGALLGTIFVLMSVSIASEGIFHSEAPEKEGFAIVAEEAPAAGGEAAPAAAAVPIAQLLASADAKAGETVFKKCQACHDGTKGGPNKVGPNLFGVVDRPIASHEGFGYSAAMKDFSKGSSEKWTFEFLNKFLMAPKKDVPGTAMGFAGLAKDQDRANVILYLHTLADSPVPLPDPKTATQ comes from the coding sequence ATGAATTCATACGTCAATACGGCCGTGGGGGCACTGCTCGGAACGATTTTCGTTCTGATGTCGGTCTCTATCGCGTCCGAAGGGATCTTCCATTCCGAAGCACCGGAAAAGGAAGGTTTCGCGATCGTTGCCGAAGAGGCGCCCGCCGCTGGTGGCGAAGCTGCGCCTGCCGCTGCTGCCGTTCCGATCGCGCAATTGCTCGCTTCTGCCGATGCCAAGGCCGGTGAAACGGTCTTCAAGAAGTGTCAGGCCTGTCATGACGGCACCAAAGGGGGACCGAACAAGGTCGGTCCCAACCTCTTTGGTGTCGTAGATCGCCCGATCGCCTCGCATGAAGGTTTCGGCTATTCCGCCGCCATGAAGGATTTCTCCAAGGGCAGCAGCGAGAAGTGGACTTTCGAATTCCTCAACAAGTTCCTGATGGCGCCGAAGAAGGACGTTCCCGGCACTGCCATGGGCTTTGCCGGTCTGGCGAAGGATCAGGACCGCGCCAACGTCATCCTCTACCTGCACACGCTCGCCGATTCGCCGGTGCCGCTGCCGGACCCGAAGACCGCGACGCAGTGA
- a CDS encoding 3-deoxy-manno-octulosonate cytidylyltransferase: MSDSNLDGVLVLIPARMASTRLPGKPLADICGLPMIVQVAMRAQEAAIGRVVVAVDDTRVFDAVSAAGFEVVMTSSDHQSGSDRIFEALQKVDPAGKAKFIVNVQGDLPTIDPETVRAALRPLENEAVDIGTLTTEIDNEEDKTAPHIVKVVGSPVSDTRLRGLYFTRATAPYGKGPLYHHIGLYAYRRAALERFVSLGPSTLERREALEQLRALEAGMRIDAEIVDTVPLGVDTPADLEKARRILSARTG; this comes from the coding sequence ATGAGTGATTCAAATTTAGACGGTGTGCTCGTACTGATCCCGGCGCGGATGGCCTCCACCCGGCTTCCGGGCAAGCCGCTCGCCGATATTTGCGGGCTGCCGATGATCGTCCAGGTGGCGATGCGCGCCCAAGAGGCAGCCATCGGCCGCGTCGTCGTCGCCGTCGACGACACCAGGGTGTTCGATGCGGTTTCTGCCGCCGGATTCGAAGTCGTCATGACCAGCAGCGATCATCAATCGGGTTCCGATCGGATCTTCGAGGCGCTGCAGAAAGTCGATCCTGCCGGCAAAGCGAAATTCATCGTCAACGTCCAGGGCGATCTGCCGACGATCGATCCGGAAACCGTGCGCGCCGCTTTGCGCCCTCTCGAGAATGAGGCGGTCGATATCGGCACGCTGACGACCGAAATCGATAATGAAGAGGACAAAACCGCGCCGCACATCGTCAAGGTCGTCGGCTCGCCCGTTTCCGACACCCGACTGCGCGGGCTCTATTTCACGCGCGCGACCGCACCTTACGGCAAGGGACCGCTCTACCACCATATCGGCCTCTACGCTTATCGGCGCGCCGCCCTGGAACGGTTCGTTTCGCTTGGGCCTTCGACGCTCGAAAGGCGCGAAGCGCTGGAGCAGCTGCGGGCGCTGGAGGCCGGCATGCGCATCGACGCCGAGATCGTTGACACGGTTCCGCTCGGTGTCGATACTCCCGCCGATCTCGAAAAAGCGCGGCGCATCCTCTCCGCCAGAACAGGATGA
- a CDS encoding GNAT family N-acetyltransferase — MTFFPLDHNFTRWDELLALILTAFASMNGRIDPPSSALTLTAESLAEKARAEIGHAAVDDGKLVGCLFLRPEADCLYVGKLAVLPEVQGKGLGKRLLAIAEETAARLGLPALRLETRIELTDNHAVFAAWGFSRTAEKAHPGFARTTFVEMRKTLAPQIEVA; from the coding sequence ATGACGTTTTTTCCTCTTGATCATAATTTCACGCGCTGGGACGAGTTGCTCGCACTGATCCTCACCGCCTTCGCCTCGATGAACGGCAGGATCGATCCGCCATCCTCGGCGCTGACGCTGACGGCAGAGTCGCTGGCCGAAAAGGCAAGAGCCGAGATCGGTCATGCCGCCGTCGATGACGGAAAGCTGGTCGGCTGCCTGTTCCTCAGGCCGGAGGCCGATTGTCTCTATGTCGGCAAGCTCGCCGTTCTGCCTGAAGTCCAGGGCAAGGGTCTCGGCAAGCGGCTGCTGGCGATTGCCGAGGAAACGGCCGCAAGGCTTGGCCTTCCCGCCTTGCGGCTGGAGACGCGCATCGAGCTCACCGACAATCACGCCGTCTTCGCCGCCTGGGGATTTTCGAGAACCGCCGAGAAGGCGCATCCGGGCTTTGCCAGGACGACCTTCGTCGAGATGCGCAAGACCCTTGCGCCTCAGATCGAGGTCGCCTGA
- a CDS encoding adenosine kinase — protein sequence MTRFDVLTVGNAIVDIIARCDDQFLIDNQITKAAMNLIDAERAELLYSRMGPALEASGGSAGNTAAGVANLGGKAAYFGNVAADQLGDIFTHDIRAQGVHYQTKPKGTFPPTARSMIFVTEDGERSMNTYLGACVELGPEDVEADVVANAKVTYFEGYLWDPPRAKEAILDCARIAHENGREVSMTLSDSFCVGRYRGEFLDLMRSGKIDIVFANRQEALSLYETDDFEEALNRIAADCKIAAVTMSEDGAVILKGRERYYVDAIRIREVVDTTGAGDLFASGFLYGYTQGRSLEDCGKLGCLAAGIVIQQIGPRPMTSLSEAAKQAGLI from the coding sequence ATGACAAGATTCGATGTTCTGACAGTCGGCAACGCAATCGTGGACATCATTGCCCGTTGCGACGACCAGTTCCTCATTGACAACCAGATCACCAAGGCGGCGATGAACCTCATCGATGCCGAGCGGGCCGAACTGTTGTATTCGCGCATGGGGCCGGCGCTCGAAGCCTCCGGCGGCAGCGCCGGCAACACGGCTGCGGGCGTTGCCAACCTCGGCGGTAAGGCCGCTTATTTCGGCAATGTTGCCGCTGATCAGCTGGGTGACATCTTCACCCACGACATCCGCGCCCAGGGCGTCCACTACCAGACGAAGCCCAAGGGAACCTTCCCGCCGACGGCGCGCTCGATGATCTTCGTCACCGAGGACGGCGAGCGTTCGATGAACACCTATCTCGGCGCCTGCGTCGAGCTCGGGCCGGAGGACGTCGAGGCCGACGTCGTGGCTAACGCCAAGGTCACCTATTTCGAAGGTTATCTCTGGGATCCGCCGCGCGCCAAGGAAGCGATCCTCGATTGCGCCCGTATTGCCCATGAAAACGGCCGGGAAGTGTCGATGACGCTGTCCGACAGCTTCTGCGTCGGCCGCTATCGCGGTGAATTCCTCGATCTGATGCGCTCCGGCAAGATCGATATCGTCTTCGCCAATCGCCAGGAAGCGCTGTCGCTCTATGAAACCGATGATTTCGAAGAGGCGCTGAACAGGATCGCTGCCGATTGCAAGATCGCCGCCGTGACCATGAGCGAGGATGGCGCCGTCATCCTGAAGGGCCGCGAGCGTTATTACGTCGATGCGATCAGGATCAGGGAAGTCGTCGATACCACGGGCGCCGGCGATCTCTTCGCCTCCGGCTTTCTCTATGGCTATACGCAGGGACGCTCTCTGGAAGATTGTGGCAAGCTCGGCTGCCTCGCCGCCGGCATCGTTATCCAGCAGATCGGCCCGCGCCCGATGACCTCGCTGTCCGAGGCCGCCAAGCAGGCTGGGCTTATTTGA
- a CDS encoding SH3 domain-containing protein gives MRSKVLKSCLALAIALAASMGTVELAHAQAAKGPSGLPLPRFVTLKSKRVNLRIGPGTDYAVSWMYLKSGLPVEIIQEYDNWRRIRDADGTEGWVNQSLLSGQRAAIAAPWMKTKAKGVFVNLRREALPSASIVAKLEPGVMLTIGECNGDWCRAETDGASGWVAQSEIWGAYPGEAFK, from the coding sequence ATGCGCAGCAAAGTCCTGAAGTCCTGCCTTGCCCTTGCCATCGCTCTGGCCGCATCCATGGGAACCGTCGAATTGGCCCATGCGCAGGCCGCCAAGGGGCCAAGCGGGCTGCCATTGCCGCGTTTCGTCACGCTGAAATCCAAGCGCGTCAACCTGCGCATCGGCCCGGGAACGGATTATGCCGTTTCGTGGATGTATCTGAAATCCGGATTGCCGGTGGAGATCATCCAGGAATACGACAACTGGCGCCGCATCCGCGATGCCGACGGCACCGAAGGCTGGGTCAACCAGTCGCTGCTGTCAGGCCAGCGCGCGGCGATCGCCGCTCCGTGGATGAAAACGAAGGCCAAGGGCGTCTTCGTCAATCTGCGCCGCGAGGCGCTGCCCTCCGCGTCGATCGTCGCCAAGTTGGAACCCGGCGTGATGCTGACGATCGGCGAATGCAACGGCGACTGGTGCCGCGCCGAAACCGACGGCGCCTCCGGCTGGGTGGCGCAGTCGGAAATCTGGGGCGCCTATCCCGGCGAAGCCTTCAAATAA
- a CDS encoding 2-hydroxyacid dehydrogenase codes for MTAKKKPKVYITRKLPDAVETRMRELFDAELNIDDAPRSVPELIAAVRTADVLVPTVTDRIDAALIDEAGPQMKLIASFSNGTDHIDVEAAARKGITVTNTPNVLTEDTADMTMALILAVPRRLGEGARVLTDKPGEWAGWSPTWMLGRRIHGKRIGIVGMGRIGTAVARRAKAFGLSIHYHNRKRVNPAVEDELEATYWESLDQMLARVDIVSVNCPSTPATFHLISARRLALLQPTAYLVNTARGDVVDEAALIKSLREGRIAGAGLDVFENEPAVNPKLVKLANEGKVVLLPHMSSATIEGRIDMGDKVIINIRTFIDGHRPPNRVLPGR; via the coding sequence ATGACAGCGAAGAAAAAACCGAAGGTCTATATCACCCGCAAGCTGCCCGATGCCGTCGAAACGCGCATGCGCGAGCTGTTCGACGCCGAGCTTAACATCGACGACGCGCCGCGCTCCGTGCCCGAGCTGATCGCCGCCGTCAGGACCGCCGACGTGCTGGTGCCGACCGTCACCGATCGCATCGATGCGGCGCTGATCGATGAGGCGGGGCCGCAGATGAAGCTGATTGCGAGCTTCTCCAACGGCACCGACCATATCGACGTCGAGGCGGCGGCGCGCAAGGGCATCACCGTCACCAACACGCCGAACGTCCTAACCGAGGATACCGCCGATATGACCATGGCGCTCATTCTCGCGGTTCCGAGACGGCTCGGCGAAGGCGCGCGCGTGCTCACCGACAAGCCCGGCGAATGGGCCGGCTGGTCTCCGACCTGGATGCTCGGCCGGCGTATTCACGGCAAACGCATCGGCATCGTCGGCATGGGCCGCATCGGCACTGCGGTCGCCCGCCGCGCCAAGGCTTTCGGCCTGTCGATCCACTACCACAACCGCAAGCGCGTCAATCCGGCCGTCGAGGACGAGTTGGAAGCGACCTATTGGGAAAGCCTCGACCAGATGCTCGCCCGCGTCGACATCGTTTCGGTCAATTGCCCGTCGACGCCGGCAACCTTCCACCTGATTTCGGCGCGCCGGCTGGCGCTGCTGCAGCCGACGGCCTATCTCGTCAATACCGCGCGCGGCGACGTCGTCGATGAAGCTGCGCTGATCAAGTCGTTGAGGGAGGGGCGGATCGCCGGCGCCGGCCTCGACGTCTTCGAAAACGAGCCCGCCGTCAATCCGAAGCTCGTCAAGCTCGCCAATGAGGGCAAGGTCGTGCTGCTGCCGCATATGAGTTCGGCGACGATCGAGGGCCGCATCGACATGGGCGATAAGGTCATCATCAATATCCGCACCTTCATCGACGGTCACAGGCCGCCGAACCGGGTGCTGCCCGGCCGCTGA
- a CDS encoding AEC family transporter, whose product MSAIILDVLPIFILILIGWVIVRSGLMASNVGEALSEFVFKIAVPLLLFRTIAEADFHGASPFRLWIVYFSGVAITWATGHIAATRLFGRDERIGVLAGVSSAFANNIFIGLPLVERTVGDEGLVALSILLAVHLPVMMVAGTVLMEHAERKIAGKSDRSMVLVLRQIAVNLVRNPLVIGLAAGMAMHLSGLTMPVTLETVVKQIAGIAGPAALISLGMALEKYGISGNLGIASVTSSLKLLLLPGCVWAASHLLGLSPEWTAAIVLTSSVPTGVNAWLIANRFGVGHSIAASTITVTTALGAITVSLWAYFLGA is encoded by the coding sequence ATGTCAGCCATCATTCTCGACGTTCTTCCCATCTTCATCCTCATCCTCATCGGCTGGGTGATCGTCCGCAGCGGCTTGATGGCATCGAATGTCGGCGAAGCGCTCAGTGAATTCGTCTTCAAGATCGCCGTGCCGCTGCTGCTCTTCCGCACCATCGCCGAGGCGGATTTTCACGGCGCCTCGCCTTTCCGGCTGTGGATCGTTTATTTCTCCGGCGTTGCCATTACCTGGGCGACCGGCCATATCGCCGCCACTCGCCTCTTCGGCCGCGACGAACGGATCGGCGTACTGGCCGGCGTTTCCTCGGCTTTCGCCAATAATATCTTCATCGGCCTGCCGCTGGTCGAGCGCACTGTCGGCGATGAAGGGCTGGTGGCGCTGTCGATCCTGCTTGCCGTGCATCTGCCGGTGATGATGGTCGCCGGCACGGTGCTGATGGAGCATGCCGAACGCAAGATCGCCGGCAAGAGCGATCGCAGCATGGTGCTGGTGCTTCGCCAGATCGCCGTCAATCTCGTGCGAAACCCGCTGGTGATCGGGCTTGCGGCCGGCATGGCCATGCATCTTTCCGGCCTCACCATGCCGGTAACGCTCGAAACTGTCGTCAAGCAGATCGCCGGCATTGCCGGCCCGGCGGCGCTGATCTCGCTCGGCATGGCGCTGGAGAAATACGGCATTTCCGGCAATCTCGGCATCGCCAGCGTCACATCGAGCTTGAAGCTGCTGCTGCTGCCCGGCTGCGTGTGGGCGGCGAGCCATCTCCTCGGCCTCAGCCCGGAATGGACGGCGGCGATTGTGCTGACATCCTCGGTGCCCACAGGCGTCAACGCCTGGCTGATCGCCAACCGATTCGGCGTCGGCCATAGTATTGCTGCCTCGACGATCACGGTGACGACGGCGCTCGGCGCCATCACGGTCTCGCTCTGGGCCTATTTCCTAGGTGCCTAA